From Oncorhynchus kisutch isolate 150728-3 unplaced genomic scaffold, Okis_V2 scaffold978, whole genome shotgun sequence:
ttattatagagcagtagtctcttaccttggggtggtcagtgttattatagagcagtagtctcttaccttggggtggtcagtatTATTATAGAGCAGTaatctcttaccttggggtggtcagtggggTGCCGTCCACCCATTTCCAGGCCCCctcagtaacagagtcagtcagacCAATCCAGGCTCTCTTATTGAAGCTGAATAGAAACTCCTGTTGGTGAGAAAGATACTGATGATTtcaactactatagactacatgtgTTAAATACTGGAAGATACATTACTGACCAAGGCATGTTTGATTCTCTCACCTGTTCCTTATCACTGTTTATGATCACCATGTCTGCTCCTCTCTTCAGACAGTCCTGTCTACTCTCCTTCCAGGGTTTTTTCACTGTAGACAGGAAGTACCAACTGGATTCAAACTTCTGAAAGCCTTCAGGACATGTTTGTTCTACAAGACAACAACATGCATTTCCATCTTGTTATTCTGCACCTATTATTGTAGAATACGAACACAAGTTTACTGCATATTAGATATGTGTTGTTTTGATAATTTATCAGGTTAACTCACTCAGATTAGAGAACTTTGACGTGAGATCATCTCTATCCTTCTGTAGCTGGTccctctctttagtcagggtgttgtaactggtctgtagctggtctctctctttagtcagggtgttgtacctggtctgtagctggtctctctttttagtcagggtgttgtaccTGGTCTGTAGCTGCTCTCCCTCTTTAGTCAGAATGTTGAAAATGGGTtttagctggtctctctcttcagtcagggtgttgtaactggtctgtagctggtctctctcttcagtcagggttttgtaactggtctgtagctggtctctctcttcagtcagggttttgtaactggtctgtagcaggtctTTCTCTGCAGTCTCATTGCCTCTGTTATCTGGAAAGGATTGATACATATAGCTCCTGGTTAATTCCCTCACAAAACAGTAATTCAATAATATCTAAATGCATATTCCCATGATAATGACTGAGATGATTGACATGCAGTGTGGACATTTCACCAGTAAAACGTGATGAATTATCATTCAAGATTGACATGGATGTTTAGAGACTATTTTGAAATGAGGATTGCCTAACGTGGTGTAAgaaggtgttaaacaaatatcACTCCACCACTGGTTACAAAATACATAATCGGCATCAGGAAAATAGGACAGACTATCAGCTCATCATTGACGTTGATGATTGATGTAAATCTGCTAGTTAGCTAGATCAATCATTCTTTCACTGATTGGGATTGAATCTTTAATACTCACAAATAATAACTTCATAACATAGCCTGACCTTCATGGTCCCGCTTTAAATGACCTTCAGCTTATGAAGGCTTTTATACAGCCTTCGTAATGCTTTCATAAACACTACATACATATGTTATTTAGCATCTTTAAGTATATggcatgctttataaagggttcataaacaTGGCCTAACTGTGTGACAATATCACCCATGTCAAGTGTGACATGACCCACTATGTTGAATATGATATAAACATATAAAGGGGGACAAGCTGTGCTGAAGGAAGAAACAGGCTGTAAAGTTAAGTTTAGATGACACCTAATCTCGTTCCCAGACACTTCCGCCCAAATGGTCAGAAGATAAACACATCAAACTTGGCTTTCATTAGTTATGTTAGGTTAGCAAAAGACATGGCCAAATGGCAGGCAAATATTTTACTAAGTTAGGTCACTTACATAGAATTCTATGGTCACTCCAAATAAGGCCAACTTTGAATGGTTGATATCCCAggcttatacagtgcattcagaaagtattcagaccctttgactttcttacaaccttattctacaatgtattaaATGGTTttctcccctcatcaatctaaacacaataccccataatgacatcacaataccccataatgacaaagcataaacagtTTTGTAGAAATTTGTGCAACTttaagctagggggcactatttttattttaactgcctatttctctggaccagatgctagaatatgcatataattgatagcttaggatagaaaacaatctagagtttccaaaactgtaaaaatattgtctgtgagtataacagaactgatattgcaggcgaaatcctgagaaaaatccaatcaggaatgacccttattttgaaacccctgtctttctatgcatccctattgcccattgaaagggatatcaaccagattcctttttctatgtcttccctaaggtgtctacagcctttagacgtagtttcacacctttatgttgaagaatgagcgtaaacaaACAGGAGGATTGTAAGTGGCCagctgatggctctcagagtgattcttgcgtgaaagagagaggtagccatttttcctcccggtcctactgaaaagcaaactgtcccggttgatatattatcaaaaagatatttgaaaaacaccttgaggattgattgcAAAAAACGTTTCCATgcttctgtcgatattatggatataattaggaTTTTTTTTCGGTGTTGTCGTGACcagtggatttctgaacataatgtgacaaacaaactgaggtattttgggtataaaaataatatttatggaacaaaaggaacatttgctatctaactgggagtctcgtaagtgaaaacatccgaaggtcatcaaaggtaaacgattaatttgattgcttttctgattttcgtgaccaagcttcctgctgctagctggacataacgctatgctaggctatcgataaacaacgtttgccaggtttctgtcaatattatggagctaatttggaatatttttcggcgttgtcgtgaccgcaatttacgggtgatttctcagccaaacgtgaagaacaaacggaacTATTTCGcctccaaaaataatattttgggaaaaaatttactttggctatctacctgggagtctcgtgagtgaaaacgtCCGAAGTtaatcaaaggtaaacaatttaatttgatcgcttttctgattttcgtgacaaggttgcctgctgctagcaaggcataatgctatgctagtctatgataaacttacacaaatgcttgtctagcgttggctgtaaagcatatttagaaaatcttagatgacagggtgattaacaaaaggctaagctgtgttccaatatatttcacttgtgattttcatgaatatgaatattttctagtaagattatttGACCATTGCACTATGCTAATTAGTGGAGTtgctgacaattctcccggatctgggatgg
This genomic window contains:
- the LOC109877341 gene encoding CD209 antigen-like protein C isoform X1, encoding MADYVNKQLIELKEVNQENQNRATRSVKTETHLSDGRLRLYRLAAVCLGVLCVLQVTLNISLRLAFYNRGNETAEKDLLQTSYKTLTEERDQLQTSYKTLTEERDQLQTSYNTLTEERDQLKPIFNILTKEGEQLQTRYNTLTKKRDQLQTRYNTLTKERDQLQTSYNTLTKERDQLQKDRDDLTSKFSNLKQTCPEGFQKFESSWYFLSTVKKPWKESRQDCLKRGADMVIINSDKEQEFLFSFNKRAWIGLTDSVTEGAWKWVDGTPLTTPSYWHSQQPDNGGDNPENGEEDCVELNTETWRPVKAWNDQSCLHNRYWICEKVV
- the LOC109877341 gene encoding CD209 antigen-like protein C isoform X2: MADYVNKQLIELKEVNQENQNRATRSVKTETHLSDGRLRLYRLAAVCLGVLCVLQVTLNISLRLAFYNRGNETAEKDLLQTSYKTLTEERDQLQTSYKTLTEERDQLQTSYNTLTEERDQLKPIFNILTKEGEQLQTRYNTLTKKRDQLQTRYNTLTKERDQLQTSYNTLTKERDQLQKDRDDLTSKFSNLMKKPWKESRQDCLKRGADMVIINSDKEQEFLFSFNKRAWIGLTDSVTEGAWKWVDGTPLTTPSYWHSQQPDNGGDNPENGEEDCVELNTETWRPVKAWNDQSCLHNRYWICEKVV